The following proteins come from a genomic window of Miscanthus floridulus cultivar M001 chromosome 2, ASM1932011v1, whole genome shotgun sequence:
- the LOC136531743 gene encoding uncharacterized protein isoform X1: MKYRKGRDSNGDKSQKGGGDLPPSIKLDITVHPGGGGSAPFSESWTPTPTPGSGSVRSGSSAGYGRSDPPEKQLTLLALRVAILEKAASGLGKLDFVWATVVLLGGFVGSLNVTDFWCITVILIGEGARVFSRSHELEWQHHATETSTAGGALRSSSRFFRRVLHALVDHTGGGGRDEQEPHQHATQTTDSGGALRSSSRFFRRVVHSLAQPAADGADVSGDATTSARFQNQIAAVMKKRTGHAPNGVSLLPYTGQVFTSRNIGRLLNWLQVLSALACVALSLMRLWKHDFGGSGNMRPALLLFYTLALLEAVLFLLEKAYWAWKFSCELLCQVSKDCQLGAYGHVSLTRFFYDAYSRCVTGSIFDGINMDLVTFAEELILSDFLEEQLIGVRILEQFAEKVDSAGDTLRKVGTSPRSVERLVEMLNWKRPDEEDVRRSAAGVVCKLAGKRQNALRVSAIPGAIESVMSLLYTGRSAAVSGMHPQPNGAAGEGGPLPGLRDYDHLPFNLLGLRILKKLARDQDNCGKISNARGLLAKIIDFTQDSKDLLRNQHVTDSQVRAVKRALQVVKMLVSTTGNIGKALRQGVAENVFVVSNLRGILRHGQLHRELQKLAIDVLTGLAMDDSGKEAIMGTGGLVKLLLSIFVSAEERELGHGAGKALAMLALESETGCAAILKRADVLQLVSALQDGDDARRLNAARVLRSLCAYSGPEYRERLRVVTKALPVVLGVTMTNTDQVLEVCVGLTTQICRFIDGERFAAELRGAGVEERAYVQRLAAILRENKDPKVKIPRMRRFVVQQVIWLMMCSGGGGYMELLRGVGMEGLLESIADTTSELESYHVFSGSVGIGKHRKSFPGIVDSALELIKGGGGGATAEE, from the coding sequence CTTCTCCGAGTCgtggacgccgacgccgacgcctggAAGCGGAAGTGTCCGCAGTGGCAGCAGCGCTGGTTATGGTAGGAGCGACCCGCCGGAGAAGCAGCTCACGCTGTTGGCGCTCCGTGTGGCCATCCTCGAGAAGGCGGCGAGCGGGCTCGGGAAGCTCGACTTCGTGTGGGCCACCGTCGTGCTTCTCGGCGGCTTCGTGGGCAGCCTCAACGTCACCGACTTCTGGTGCATCACCGTGATCCTCATCGGCGAGGGCGCGCGCGTCTTCAGCCGCAGCCACGAGCTGGAGTGGCAGCACCACGCCACGGAAACCTCCACCGCTGGCGGCGCGCTCCGCTCCAGCTCCCGATTCTTTCGCCGCGTCCTGCACGCCCTCGTCGACCataccggcggcggcggccgcgacgAACAGGAGCCGCATCAGCACGCCACGCAAACCACCGACTCGGGCGGCGCGCTGCGCTCTAGCTCCCGGTTCTTCCGACGCGTCGTGCACTCCCTGGCCCAGCCGGCAGCGGACGGTGCAGATGTCAGCGGCGACGCGACGACGTCGGCGAGGTTCCAGAACCAGATCGCGGCCGTCATGAAGAAGCGCACTGGGCACGCGCCAAATGGTGTGTCGCTGCTCCCCTACACCGGCCAGGTGTTCACCTCTAGGAACATCGGCCGGTTGCTCAACTGGCTGCAGGTGCTCTCGGCGTTGGCCTGCGTCGCGCTCTCGCTGATGCGCCTCTGGAAGCACGACTTCGGCGGCAGCGGCAACATGAGGCCTGCGCTTCTCCTCTTCTACACCCTGGCGTTGCTGGAGGCGGTGCTCTTCCTTCTGGAGAAGGCCTACTGGGCATGGAAGTTCTCCTGCGAGCTGCTCTGTCAGGTGAGCAAGGACTGCCAGCTGGGCGCGTACGGTCACGTGTCCCTCACGCGGTTCTTCTACGACGCCTACTCCCGGTGCGTCACTGGCAGCATCTTCGACGGCATCAACATGGACCTCGTCACCTTCGCGGAGGAGCTCATCCTGTCCGATTTCCTGGAGGAGCAGCTCATCGGCGTGCGCATCCTAGAGCAGTTCGCCGAGAAGGTGGACTCGGCGGGCGATACGCTGCGCAAGGTCGGTACTAGCCCCCGGTCCGTCGAGCGGCTCGTCGAGATGCTCAACTGGAAGCGGCCTGACGAGGAGGACGTGCGCCGGTCAGCGGCGGGGGTCGTCTGCAAGCTCGCCGGTAAGCGCCAGAACGCGCTCCGCGTGTCCGCCATCCCCGGTGCCATCGAGTCCGTCATGTCCCTGCTCTACACAGGCCGGAGCGCGGCCGTGTCCGGCATGCACCCGCAACCGAACGGTGCTGCCGGTGAGGGTGGGCCCTTGCCAGGGCTCCGCGACTACGACCACCTGCCGTTCAACCTGCTGGGCCTACGCATCCTCAAGAAGCTCGCCAGAGACCAGGACAACTGCGGGAAGATCAGCAACGCGCGCGGCCTGCTCGCCAAGATCATCGATTTCACGCAGGATTCCAAGGATCTCCTCCGAAACCAGCACGTAACCGACTCTCAGGTGCGCGCCGTGAAGCGCGCGCTTCAGGTGGTGAAGATGCTGGTGTCCACGACGGGCAACATAGGCAAGGCGCTCCGGCAGGGCGTCGCGgagaacgtgttcgtggtgagcaaCCTGCGTGGGATACTGCGGCACGGGCAGCTGCACAGGGAGCTGCAGAAGCTGGCCATCGACGTCCTCACCGGGCTGGCCATGGACGACAGCGGAAAGGAAGCGATCATGGGCACTGGAGGGTTGGTCAAGCTTCTGCTGTCGATATTCGTCAGTGCCGAGGAGAGAGAGCTCGGCCATGGGGCCGGCAAGGCGCTGGCGATGCTAGCACTGGAGAGCGAGACGGGTTGCGCGGCGATACTCAAGCGAGCCGACGTGCTCCAGCTCGTCTCGGCGTTGCAGGACGGTGACGACGCCCGCCGCCTGAACGCGGCGAGGGTGCTGCGGAGCCTGTGCGCCTACTCGGGCCCGGAATACAGGGAGCGGCTGCGCGTGGTGACCAAGGCGCTGCCGGTGGTACTGGGTGTCACCATGACGAACACGGACCAGGTCCTGGAGGTGTGCGTCGGCCTGACGACACAGATCTGCAGGTTCATCGACGGCGAGCGATTCGCTGCCGAGTTGCGCGGCGCCGGCGTGGAGGAGCGGGCGTATGTGCAACGGCTGGCGGCAATCCTGCGGGAGAACAAGGACCCGAAGGTCAAGATCCCCCGGATGCGGCGGTTCGTGGTGCAGCAGGTCATCTGGTTGATGATGTGCTCGGGCGGTGGCGGATACATGGAGCTCCTGAGGGGAGTGGGGATGGAGGGCCTGCTCGAGTCCATCGCCGATACCACATCGGAGCTGGAGAGCTACCATGTCTTCTCCGGCAGTGTCGGTATTGGCAAGCACCGTAAGAGCTTCCCAGGCATTGTGGACTCCGCGCTTGAGCTGATCaaaggcggcggtggcggagctACAGCTGAAGAGTGA
- the LOC136531743 gene encoding uncharacterized protein isoform X2: MKYRKGRDSNGDKSQKGGGDLPPSIKLDITVHPGGGGSAPFSESWTPTPTPGSGSVRSGSSAGYGRSDPPEKQLTLLALRVAILEKAASGLGKLDFVWATVVLLGGFVGSLNVTDFWCITVILIGEGARVFSRSHELEWQHHATETSTAGGALRSSSRFFRRVLHALVDHTGGGGRDEQEPHQHATQTTDSGGALRSSSRFFRRVVHSLAQPAADGADVSGDATTSARFQNQIAAVMKKRTGHAPNGVSLLPYTGQVFTSRNIGRLLNWLQVLSALACVALSLMRLWKHDFGGSGNMRPALLLFYTLALLEAVLFLLEKAYWAWKFSCELLCQVSKDCQLGAYGHVSLTRFFYDAYSRCVTGSIFDGINMDLVTFAEELILSDFLEEQLIGVRILEQFAEKVDSAGDTLRKVGTSPRSVERLVEMLNWKRPDEEDVRRSAAGVVCKLAGRSAAVSGMHPQPNGAAGEGGPLPGLRDYDHLPFNLLGLRILKKLARDQDNCGKISNARGLLAKIIDFTQDSKDLLRNQHVTDSQVRAVKRALQVVKMLVSTTGNIGKALRQGVAENVFVVSNLRGILRHGQLHRELQKLAIDVLTGLAMDDSGKEAIMGTGGLVKLLLSIFVSAEERELGHGAGKALAMLALESETGCAAILKRADVLQLVSALQDGDDARRLNAARVLRSLCAYSGPEYRERLRVVTKALPVVLGVTMTNTDQVLEVCVGLTTQICRFIDGERFAAELRGAGVEERAYVQRLAAILRENKDPKVKIPRMRRFVVQQVIWLMMCSGGGGYMELLRGVGMEGLLESIADTTSELESYHVFSGSVGIGKHRKSFPGIVDSALELIKGGGGGATAEE; this comes from the exons CTTCTCCGAGTCgtggacgccgacgccgacgcctggAAGCGGAAGTGTCCGCAGTGGCAGCAGCGCTGGTTATGGTAGGAGCGACCCGCCGGAGAAGCAGCTCACGCTGTTGGCGCTCCGTGTGGCCATCCTCGAGAAGGCGGCGAGCGGGCTCGGGAAGCTCGACTTCGTGTGGGCCACCGTCGTGCTTCTCGGCGGCTTCGTGGGCAGCCTCAACGTCACCGACTTCTGGTGCATCACCGTGATCCTCATCGGCGAGGGCGCGCGCGTCTTCAGCCGCAGCCACGAGCTGGAGTGGCAGCACCACGCCACGGAAACCTCCACCGCTGGCGGCGCGCTCCGCTCCAGCTCCCGATTCTTTCGCCGCGTCCTGCACGCCCTCGTCGACCataccggcggcggcggccgcgacgAACAGGAGCCGCATCAGCACGCCACGCAAACCACCGACTCGGGCGGCGCGCTGCGCTCTAGCTCCCGGTTCTTCCGACGCGTCGTGCACTCCCTGGCCCAGCCGGCAGCGGACGGTGCAGATGTCAGCGGCGACGCGACGACGTCGGCGAGGTTCCAGAACCAGATCGCGGCCGTCATGAAGAAGCGCACTGGGCACGCGCCAAATGGTGTGTCGCTGCTCCCCTACACCGGCCAGGTGTTCACCTCTAGGAACATCGGCCGGTTGCTCAACTGGCTGCAGGTGCTCTCGGCGTTGGCCTGCGTCGCGCTCTCGCTGATGCGCCTCTGGAAGCACGACTTCGGCGGCAGCGGCAACATGAGGCCTGCGCTTCTCCTCTTCTACACCCTGGCGTTGCTGGAGGCGGTGCTCTTCCTTCTGGAGAAGGCCTACTGGGCATGGAAGTTCTCCTGCGAGCTGCTCTGTCAGGTGAGCAAGGACTGCCAGCTGGGCGCGTACGGTCACGTGTCCCTCACGCGGTTCTTCTACGACGCCTACTCCCGGTGCGTCACTGGCAGCATCTTCGACGGCATCAACATGGACCTCGTCACCTTCGCGGAGGAGCTCATCCTGTCCGATTTCCTGGAGGAGCAGCTCATCGGCGTGCGCATCCTAGAGCAGTTCGCCGAGAAGGTGGACTCGGCGGGCGATACGCTGCGCAAGGTCGGTACTAGCCCCCGGTCCGTCGAGCGGCTCGTCGAGATGCTCAACTGGAAGCGGCCTGACGAGGAGGACGTGCGCCGGTCAGCGGCGGGGGTCGTCTGCAAGCTCGCCG GCCGGAGCGCGGCCGTGTCCGGCATGCACCCGCAACCGAACGGTGCTGCCGGTGAGGGTGGGCCCTTGCCAGGGCTCCGCGACTACGACCACCTGCCGTTCAACCTGCTGGGCCTACGCATCCTCAAGAAGCTCGCCAGAGACCAGGACAACTGCGGGAAGATCAGCAACGCGCGCGGCCTGCTCGCCAAGATCATCGATTTCACGCAGGATTCCAAGGATCTCCTCCGAAACCAGCACGTAACCGACTCTCAGGTGCGCGCCGTGAAGCGCGCGCTTCAGGTGGTGAAGATGCTGGTGTCCACGACGGGCAACATAGGCAAGGCGCTCCGGCAGGGCGTCGCGgagaacgtgttcgtggtgagcaaCCTGCGTGGGATACTGCGGCACGGGCAGCTGCACAGGGAGCTGCAGAAGCTGGCCATCGACGTCCTCACCGGGCTGGCCATGGACGACAGCGGAAAGGAAGCGATCATGGGCACTGGAGGGTTGGTCAAGCTTCTGCTGTCGATATTCGTCAGTGCCGAGGAGAGAGAGCTCGGCCATGGGGCCGGCAAGGCGCTGGCGATGCTAGCACTGGAGAGCGAGACGGGTTGCGCGGCGATACTCAAGCGAGCCGACGTGCTCCAGCTCGTCTCGGCGTTGCAGGACGGTGACGACGCCCGCCGCCTGAACGCGGCGAGGGTGCTGCGGAGCCTGTGCGCCTACTCGGGCCCGGAATACAGGGAGCGGCTGCGCGTGGTGACCAAGGCGCTGCCGGTGGTACTGGGTGTCACCATGACGAACACGGACCAGGTCCTGGAGGTGTGCGTCGGCCTGACGACACAGATCTGCAGGTTCATCGACGGCGAGCGATTCGCTGCCGAGTTGCGCGGCGCCGGCGTGGAGGAGCGGGCGTATGTGCAACGGCTGGCGGCAATCCTGCGGGAGAACAAGGACCCGAAGGTCAAGATCCCCCGGATGCGGCGGTTCGTGGTGCAGCAGGTCATCTGGTTGATGATGTGCTCGGGCGGTGGCGGATACATGGAGCTCCTGAGGGGAGTGGGGATGGAGGGCCTGCTCGAGTCCATCGCCGATACCACATCGGAGCTGGAGAGCTACCATGTCTTCTCCGGCAGTGTCGGTATTGGCAAGCACCGTAAGAGCTTCCCAGGCATTGTGGACTCCGCGCTTGAGCTGATCaaaggcggcggtggcggagctACAGCTGAAGAGTGA
- the LOC136531773 gene encoding uncharacterized protein, with amino-acid sequence MEATAGEPVTASGGTESHEPPKTLVDWALEILSTADPDEKARLGDLAASRWLRGDIPLPYDPSRPARPPPDRPSRSAGVRLLPPSRMPKLGKGGSAQSRLAMLHSLAHTESWAVDLSWDIVARFGAAMRMPREFFDDFARVAQDEGRHYTVLSARLRDLGSHYGALPAHDGLWDSAMRTSHSLLARLAVEHCVHEARGLDVLPTTISRFRAGGDEQTARLLEDIIYPEEVTHCAAGVRWFRYLCLRSDGNHSTSYPVPELEPRFFLLSGDGTADGKTAREAEGEPTAILAKDVSNDDKMVQQVEDKLPSRIAEDANGQVKAIEHVKDGLAKCKLDDSIDKDEEAVIRIFHGVVREYFRGPLKPPFNTEARKAAGFEPAWYEPLAVKEACIEGETVE; translated from the exons ATGGAGGCTACAGCCGGCGAACCCGTCACCGCCAGCGGCGGCACGGAGTCCCACGAACCTCCCAAGACGCTGGTGGACTGGGCGCTGGAGATCCTCTCCACGGCCGACCCGGACGAGAAGGCCCGCCTCGGGGACCTCGCCGCGTCGCGGTGGCTGCGCGGGGACATCCCGCTCCCCTACGACCCGTCCCGCCCCGCGCGCCCGCCGCCCGACCGCCCCTCCCGGAGCGCCGGGGTGCGGCTGCTCCCGCCGTCGCGGATGCCCAAGCTGGGCAAGGGCGGCAGCGCGCAGAGCCGGCTCGCCATGCTCCACTCGCTGGCGCACACCGAGAGCTGGGCCGTCGACCTCTCCTGGGACATCGTCGCCCGGTTCGGCGCCGCGATGCGGATGCCCCGCGAGTTCTTCGACGACTTCGCGCGCGTCGCGCAGGACGAGGGGAGGCACTACACGGTGCTCTCGGCGCGGCTCAGGGACCTCGGGTCGCACTACGGCGCCCTCCCGGCGCACGACGGGCTATGGGACTCGGCGATGCGCACCTCGCATAGCCTCCTCGCGCGCCTCGCCGTCGAGCACTGTGTCCACGAG GCTAGGGGATTAGATGTCCTTCCAACAACCATATCAAGATTCCGAGCAGGTGGGGATGAACAAACAGCGAGACTACTAGAAGATATTATTTATCCTGAAGAGGTAACACATTGCGCGGCTGGTGTTAGATGGTTCAGATACCTGTGCCTTAGGTCCGACGGTAATCACTCAACCTCATATCCAGTTCCTGAACTGGAACCCCGTTTCTTTTTGCTGTCTGGGGATGGTACTGCTGATGGTAAGACAGCTCGGGAGGCTGAAGGTGAACCGACAGCCATACTGGCAAAAGACGTTAGCAATGATGACAAGATGGTCCAGCAGGTGGAAGATAAACTGCCATCCAGGATTGCAGAAGATGCTAATGGTCAAGTTAAGGCGATCGAACATGTCAAGGATGGATTGGCCAAGTGCAAACTTGATGACAGTATTGACAAAGACGAAGAGGCAGTCATTAGGATTTTCCACGGGGTTGTAAGAGAATATTTCCGGGGACCCCTGAAGCCTCCCTTCAACACGGAGGCGAGGAAAGCTGCTGGCTTTGAGCCTGCCTGGTATGAACCACTTGCAGTGAAGGAGGCATGTATAGAGGGAGAGACAGTCGAGTGA
- the LOC136531763 gene encoding dolabradiene monooxygenase-like: MDYPQTMEDSNVMVFAVGVAMLLLVVSKLGSLLVTKNKKSKLNLPPGPWTLPLIGSVHHLVSNPVIHRGLRDLSRKHGPLMMLRLGEVPTLVVSSAEAAETVMKMHDIAFADRYVNATLAELTFNGTDFAFGAYGERWRQLRKICVLELLSAARVRSFQRVREEEVVRFVGSLAASASAGAAVDLTKMISRLINDTFVMECIGSRYEHRDEYLDALATGVQQTSVLTVADLFPSSRLMQMLGTAPRKALACRNRITRILDEIIREKREAMAMDRGDKAEAHDGLLSVLLRLQKEDTLPIPLTNDTIVALMFDLFGAGSDTSSTTLNWCMTQLVRHPAAMSRAQAEVREAFKGKGALTEDDLAAAELDYLKLVVKETLRLHCPVPLLIPRRCRETVQVMGYDVPKGTAVFVNVWAVCRDPKYWDATAEEFRPERFEEKTKSSGVDFKGTNYEFLPFGSGRRMCPGVNLGLANIELALASLLYHFDWKLPRGMEPKDVDDGEAAGLILKKKTGLVLHPIIRFAPASA, from the exons ATGGACTATCCACAAACAATGGAGGACAGCAATGTTATGGTCTTCGCGGTGGGCGTGGCCATGCTGCTCCTTGTCGTCTCCAAGCTCGGGTCTCTGCTCGTCACcaagaacaagaagtcgaagctCAACCTCCCCCCGGGGCCATGGACGCTACCGTTGATCGGCAGCGTCCACCACCTGGTGAGCAACCCAGTGATCCACCGGGGGCTTCGCGACCTCTCACGCAAGCACGGGCCGCTGATGATGCTCCGGCTGGGCGAGGTGCCCACACTGGTGGTGTCGTCGGCAGAGGCGGCGGAGACGGTGATGAAGATGCACGACATCGCGTTCGCCGACCGCTACGTGAACGCCACCCTGGCGGAGCTCACCTTCAACGGCACGGACTTCGCGTTCGGGGCATACGGCGAGCGGTGGCGCCAGCTCCGCAAGATCTGCGTGCTGGAGCTGCTGAGCGCCGCGCGCGTGCGGTCGTTCCAGCGCGTCCGCGAGGAGGAGGTGGTACGGTTCGTGGGGAGCCTCGCTGCGTCCGCGTCCGCCGGCGCCGCAGTGGACCTGACCAAGATGATCTCCAGGCTCATCAACGACACCTTCGTGATGGAGTGCATCGGCAGCCGGTACGAGCACCGGGACGAGTACCTGGACGCCCTGGCCACCGGGGTCCAGCAGACGTCAGTGCTCACCGTGGCCGACCTCTTCCCGTCGTCGAGGTTGATGCAGATGCTCGGCACGGCTCCGCGCAAGGCGCTCGCCTGCCGCAACAGGATCACGCGCATCCTGGACGAGATCATCCGCGAAAAGAGGGAGGCCATGGCCATGGACCGCGGCGACAAGGCGGAGGCGCACGATGGCTTGCTCAGCGTCCTGCTCAGGCTCCAGAAAGAGGACACCTTGCCCATCCCGCTCACCAACGACACCATCGTCGCGCTCATGTTT GATTTGTTTGGCGCGGGCAGCGACACCTCGTCCACGACGCTCAACTGGTGCATGACGCAGCTGGTCCGGCACCCGGCGGCGATGAGCAGAGCCCAAGCCGAGGTCCGGGAGGCCTTCAAGGGGAAGGGCGCACTCACCGAGGACGACCTCGCCGCGGCGGAGCTGGACTACCTCAAGCTCGTGGTCAAGGAGACTCTGAGGCTGCACTGCCCGGTGCCGCTCCTGATCCCGCGCCGGTGCCGCGAGACGGTCCAGGTGATGGGCTACGACGTCCCCAAGGGCACGGCCGTGTTCGTCAACGTGTGGGCGGTCTGCAGGGACCCCAAGTACTGGGACGCAACCGCCGAGGAGTTCAGGCCCGAGCGGTTCGAGGAGAAGACGAAGAGCAGTGGCGTCGACTTCAAAGGGACAAACTACGAGTTCCTTCCGTTCGGGTCCGGCCGCCGTATGTGCCCAGGCGTCAACCTCGGGCTCGCCAACATCGAGCTCGCGCTGGCCAGCCTTCTCTACCACTTCGACTGGAAACTGCCCCGCGGAATGGAGCCCAAGGACGTCGATGATGGGGAGGCTGCAGGACTGATCCTAAAGAAGAAAACGGGACTCGTCTTGCACCCGATCATCCGCTTTGCACCAGCTAGCGCGTAA
- the LOC136539950 gene encoding sugar transporter ERD6-like 16, with amino-acid sequence MVTEAAASDCGSEGRPDPDAGSLRMVLLSTAVAVCGSFEFGTCVGYSAPTQSGIVDEVGLSISEFAMFGSILTIGAMVGAVTSGRLADFLGRKMTMRISATICIFGWLSIHLAKSAIMLYFGRILLGFSTGVLSYVVPVFIAEIAPKNLRGGLATSN; translated from the exons ATGGTCACTGAGGCGGCGGCGTCCGACTGCGGCAGCGAGGGGCGGCCGGACCCGGACGCAGGCTCGCTGCGGATGGTCCTTCTCTCCACTGCCGTCGCCGTCTGCGGCTCCTTCGAGTTCGGCACCTGC GTCGGCTATTCTGCACCCACGCAGTCAGGGATTGTAGATGAAGTCGGGTTATCTATCTCCGAG TTTGCCATGTTTGGATCTATATTGACAATCGGAGCAATGGTTGGTGCTGTTACTAGTGGGCGCTTGGCTGATTTTCTTGGACGAAAAATG ACCATGCGGATATCAGCTACTATTTGTATCTTTGGTTGGCTTTCTATACATCTGGCCAAG AGCGCTATCATGCTCTACTTTGGGAGAATCCTACTGGGTTTCAGTACTGGAGTTCTTTCTTATGTG GTGCCTGTATTCATAGCTGAAATAGCACCAAAGAATCTCCGTGGGGGTCTCGCAACGTCAAACTAG
- the LOC136539951 gene encoding pentatricopeptide repeat-containing protein At5g18950-like → MPPPRLLFARRLCSATASDPASALTPSTISNAADLAAAAALRTPRPRFQSCLLSLVPRAVLLHPDFARLTLSRLLPAVAPSLRFLRSLSPHLPGPAPAPDTAPANVYPPLPGVGKFLLRLPPHLAADVAELLTSHLGIHLSLHAFNVASRSALGAGRPDLVFRLFSAFSSSPEFPGNATTVGLLTRAYAAEGRPLDGLGLLRDAARRGSPPSAKAAADLIGAFAADGNFGKVSDTLHLMISTGCTPDEVIYQRVIHGLFRRRMGGEALRVFREIKQRGYQIDRITYCTVIHGLCEMRLIGDAQQMWDEMVDRGIKPNEYAYCSLVTYYCRVGDLEKARKVYDEMLAKGFKQTTVSCNILIKGFCVHGRVYDALEVFEEMSVKGIKHDVITYDTLIRGLCKVGKLDSAIQMYEWLLSSGLEPTVSTFSPLIGAMCENGRVHAAVDLINLMRAKGLEPLVLSNDCIINGFCKINRSDEGMAWLAGMLKDNIKPRKQTFDCLVESLSTSGRLDDALLVLNIMFKVGFELGRFACTILVDKLCTGNVSYSHQLDNILVSNQ, encoded by the coding sequence ATGCCCCCGCCTCGGCTCCTTTTCGCCAGGCgcctctgctccgccaccgcatCTGATCCCGCCAGCGCTCTGACTCCATCCACGATCTCCAACGCGGCTGAcctcgccgcggccgccgccctcCGCACGCCGCGCCCGCGGTTTCAATCCTGCCTCCTCTCCTTGGTCCCTCGCGCCGTCCTCCTCCACCCAGACTTTGCTCGCCTCACGCTCTCCCGCCTTCTTCCGGCCGTGGCTCCATCGCTCCGCTTCCTACGCTCTCTGTCTCCACACCTCCCCGGCCCCGCCCCTGCCCCTGACACCGCCCCGGCGAACGTCTACCCTCCGCTGCCCGGGGTCGGCAAGTTCCTCCTCCGCCTCCCACCGCACCTCGCCGCAGACGTTGCCGAGCTCCTCACCTCCCACCTCGGCATCCACCTTTCCCTCCACGCCTTCAATGTCGCGTCCCGTTCCGCACTCGGCGCCGGCCGCCCGGACCTCGTCTTCCGCCTCTTCTCCGCCTTCTCCTCCTCGCCAGAATTCCCCGGCAATGCCACTACCGTCGGCCTCCTCACACGGGCCTACGCCGCCGAGGGCCGCCCCCTCGACGGCCTCGGCCTCCTCCGCGACGCCGCGCGCCGTGGGTCCCCTCCGTCGGCCAAGGCCGCTGCTGACCTCATCGGTGCCTTCGCAGCCGACGGCAACTTCGGCAAGGTCTCCGACACGCTGCACCTCATGATTTCCACCGGGTGCACCCCGGACGAGGTGATCTACCAGCGGGTCATACACGGGCTCTTCAGGCGGAGAATGGGTGGAGAGGCTCTGCGTGTGTTCAGAGAGATCAAGCAGCGGGGCTATCAAATTGACCGAATTACATATTGCACGGTGATCCATGGATTATGCGAAATGCGGCTCATTGGAGACGCACAGCAGATGTGGGATGAGATGGTGGACAGGGGCATCAAGCCCAATGAGTATGCTTACTGCTCCCTAGTCACTTACTATTGCAGAGTTGGTGATCTTGAGAAGGCCCGCAAGGTATATGATGAAATGCTTGCGAAGGGGTTCAAGCAGACTACTGTTAGCTGTAACATTCTGATCAAAGGATTTTGTGTTCATGGAAGGGTGTATGACGCACTCGAGGTGTTTGAGGAAATGTCAGTTAAGGGAATTAAGCATGATGTGATCACTTATGACACATTGATCCGGGGCTTATGCAAGGTTGGGAAGTTGGACTCGGCGATACAGATGTATGAGTGGTTGCTATCATCTGGTTTGGAGCCAACGGTGTCAACTTTCAGTCCTCTGATAGGTGCCATGTGTGAGAACGGACGGGTGCATGCTGCAGTAGACCTGATCAACTTGATGCGGGCTAAGGGCTTGGAGCCACTGGTGTTGAGCAATGATTGCATCATTAATGGCTTTTGTAAGATCAATCGATCTGATGAGGGCATGGCATGGTTGGCAGGTATGTTGAAGGACAACATAAAACCTCGAAAACAGACATTTGATTGTTTGGTGGAGTCATTGAGCACCTCTGGGCGATTGGACGATGCGTTGCTGGTCCTGAATATAATGTTCAAGGTTGGATTTGAACTAGGCAGATTTGCTTGCACCATACTTGTCGATAAGCTATGTACAGGCAATGTATCTTACTCCCACCAACTGGATAACATTTTGGTTAGCAACCAGTAG
- the LOC136539952 gene encoding serine/arginine-rich SC35-like splicing factor SCL28, producing MAGYRSRSPSRSYSPRRRYSRSPPRRKRYDDPRDLYRWAGAGGRGDRRGYGRPSAQSGLLIRNISLTARPEDIRVPFEQFGPIKDIYLPRNFHTRELRGFGFVKFRYPEDAAVAKQEMNHQVIGGREISIVYAEENRKTPQEMRMRTRTSGRYMEGRYTRRSLSRSPRSRSHSYSPSPSPVRRDFRGRGRRDDYSPEYSHSSRPRDNRRYRSDSRSPSLDDLKPQARAVNNGHGPAAVSSPR from the exons ATGGCCGGATATCGCAGCCGGAGTCCGAGCCGGAGCTACAGCCCGCGGCGGCGGTACAGCCGGAGCCCTCCTAGGCGCAAGCGCTACGACGACCCCCGCGACCTCTACCGCTGGGCCGGGGCCGGCGGACGCGGGGACCGACGTGGTTACGGTCGGCCGTCGGCGCAGTCCGGTCTCCTCATCCGCAACATCTCCCTCACAGCCAG GCCAGAAGATATTCGTGTTCCATTTGAGCAATTCGGCCCTATAAAGGACATTTACCTACCGAGGAATTTCCACACCAG GGAACTTCGTGGTTTTGGATTTGTCAAATTCCGCTACCCTGAGGATGCTGCAGTTGCCAAGCAAGAGATGAATCATCAAGTCATCGGTGGTCGAGAAATTTCAATAGTTTATGCTGAGGAGAATCGAAAAACGCCACAAGAAATGCGCATGAGAACAAGGACGAG TGGTAGGTACATGGAGGGAAGATACACAAGACGATCACTATCAAGATCTCCAAGGTCTCGTTCCCACT CTTATTCGCCTTCGCCTTCTCCAGTTAGGCGTGACTTCAG GGGCAGGGGACGCCGGGATGATTATTCCCCTGAGTACTCACACTCTTCACGCCCTCGGGACAACAGGCGCTACAGGTCAGATAGTCGCTCTCCAAGCCTAGATGACCTCAAACCTCAGGCGAGAGCAGTGAATAATGGACATGGTCCAGCAGCTGTATCCAG TCCCAGATGA